Proteins from a single region of Sinorhizobium alkalisoli:
- a CDS encoding glycosyltransferase family 2 protein yields the protein MITRYDTFRLTARVRRRRREIEMTCLGKGGPRPLGRDDVPVVFNTHNDLKLMPSFLAHYRKLGVTRFICVDDVSTDGTREFLLSQADVDVWGSPLRYRDARRGREWRETLFERYGTDRWYLNVDSDEFLFYQDCERQPLESLIRALESRGEKRLAAPMLDMYPVGSLGSATLDGDDRMPWEIADHFDGAGYGLTHTKRAISVTGGPRKRKFSYELELMKYPLIFWDRECSLGVSIHQPLPFQRNFLPISGVLLHFKFFADYKEKIEEAVADGQYFDGAAAYRTMLDDLQKSGEFDFANEHSIRFSGSAQLLELGFIAPVSFPVDAP from the coding sequence TTGATCACGCGTTACGACACCTTTCGGCTGACCGCACGGGTTCGCCGGCGCAGGCGCGAAATCGAGATGACCTGCCTTGGCAAAGGCGGGCCGCGGCCGCTCGGCCGGGACGACGTTCCGGTGGTATTCAACACGCATAACGACCTCAAGCTGATGCCGTCCTTCCTGGCGCATTATCGCAAGCTCGGCGTGACGCGCTTCATCTGTGTCGATGATGTGTCGACCGACGGCACGCGCGAGTTTCTGCTGTCGCAGGCGGATGTGGATGTCTGGGGATCGCCGTTGCGCTACCGGGATGCCCGCCGCGGGCGCGAATGGCGCGAGACGCTGTTCGAGCGCTACGGGACGGACCGGTGGTATCTCAACGTCGATTCCGACGAGTTCCTGTTCTATCAGGACTGCGAGCGGCAGCCGCTCGAGAGCCTCATTCGCGCGCTCGAAAGCCGGGGCGAGAAGCGCCTGGCGGCGCCGATGCTCGACATGTACCCGGTCGGTTCGCTCGGATCGGCGACGCTCGACGGCGACGATCGCATGCCCTGGGAAATCGCCGACCACTTCGATGGGGCCGGTTACGGTCTGACCCATACGAAGAGGGCGATCAGCGTCACGGGCGGGCCGCGCAAACGCAAATTCTCCTATGAGCTGGAGCTGATGAAATATCCGCTGATCTTCTGGGACAGAGAGTGCAGCCTGGGCGTAAGCATCCATCAGCCGTTGCCATTCCAAAGAAACTTCCTGCCGATTTCCGGGGTGCTGCTGCATTTCAAGTTCTTCGCCGACTACAAGGAGAAAATCGAGGAAGCGGTCGCCGATGGGCAGTATTTCGATGGAGCTGCCGCCTATCGCACGATGCTGGACGACCTGCAGAAGTCCGGCGAATTCGATTTCGCCAACGAGCATTCGATCCGCTTTTCGGGATCGGCGCAGCTGCTCGAGTTGGGGTTCATCGCGCCCGTTTCCTTTCCTGTCGACGCACCCTGA